One window of Medicago truncatula cultivar Jemalong A17 chromosome 2, MtrunA17r5.0-ANR, whole genome shotgun sequence genomic DNA carries:
- the LOC11421587 gene encoding uncharacterized protein, whose protein sequence is MEKTGDESPKNKVKFLCSYGGKVLPRSSDGVLKYVGGETRVICVPRDVTFSDMMKKVSSMVGGEVVLKYQLIPEELDALVSVRTNEDLKHMIEEHDRHETGGAPLLRAFLFPSKPLLLEGHNQMQGQPPGLHPLSVEPYLLEKRYIDAINGIVRTSPRSKFAPYSACSSPKSISPDKHTNTDSPFHHGLQQLKGRDTIQRVRSSPNLSNITNTNNNRQSPPQQRQQQQQQHDHGISSNSHYHHNPPIAFRPIQEQGISMGMGRLSPMNMNMMTDNNMSSSSRGISYYYSTANRPHKAYAYQDDPVGHIKFERVHSVPRSPRMSIWE, encoded by the exons atggAGAAAACAGGGGACGAATCTCCAAAGAATAAAGTAAAATTCCTTTGCAGTTATGGTGGAAAGGTTCTACCACGATCCTCCGATGGGGTCCTCAAGTATGTGGGCGGGGAGACTCGTGTCATTTGTGTTCCTCGCGACGTCACCTTCTCCG ATATGATGAAAAAGGTGAGTAGCATGGTTGGTGGAGAGGTGGTGTTGAAGTACCAGTTGATCCCTGAAGAGCTTGATGCATTGGTGTCCGTTAGAACAAATGAGGATCTGAAGCACATGATTGAGGAACATGATCGGCATGAGACAGGAGGAGCCCCATTGCTTCGCGCATTTTTATTTCCTTCGAAGCCACTTTTGCTCGAGGGTCATAATCAAATGCAAGGGCAACCACCAGGACTACATCCACTATCTGTTGAACCATATTTGTTAGAGAAACGCTACATTGATGCCATCAATGGAATCGTCCGCACAAGCCCCAGGTCTAAGTTTGCACCATACTCTGCATGTTCTTCACCAAAATCAATCTCCCCAGATAAGCATACGAACACAGACTCGCCTTTCCACCACGGTTTGCAGCAGTTAAAGGGTAGGGATACAATACAAAGAGTGAGAAGCTCGCCCAATTTATCTAATATTACAAACACCAACAATAATAGACAATCACCACCCCAACAGCGGCAGCAACAGCAACAGCAGCATGATCATGGTATTAGTAGTAATAGTCATTATCACCACAACCCCCCTATTGCATTCAGACCCATACAAGAACAAGGGATAAGCATGGGGATGGGAAGGTTATCTccaatgaatatgaatatgatgacAGATAATAATATGAGTAGCAGCAGTAGGGGTATTAGTTACTATTACTCCACGGCAAACAGACCACATAAAGCATATGCATACCAGGATGACCCTGTTGGTCATATTAAGTTTGAAAGAGTTCATTCCGTCCCCCGAAGTCCCAGAATGTCTATATGGGAATGA